In the Natronobacterium texcoconense genome, one interval contains:
- a CDS encoding methyl-accepting chemotaxis protein, with product MTFRSGKVLPTRIRRSYVAKFGLVIGITLVITVATALFFYVGITGEVSANAQNEMAFATDDRADELSDWIQTNEQVAATVSASNELIEGDDEEIQSRLDEEDGEFNAYHGVHYFDMDSNQIMYSTTDDAVGKDISAFDMEYHSDSEIGGNRISYTYDGHMSVDSTFTNTFEFGSGDDAEEVVALISTVDDEDVSGGVMITVTATDLADTFDEPIEGAETEIVHIETGEIMATHDETQVLTEYRDGVDSEVLEAREDASDDAGALDYSDTDEVVAWANVPHTNWILVSHAPQDDVYELADDVAVALILLGGIAVGSLLFVGATIGRSTANALDDLADNAATLSNGSTNVEIPDDDRIDEVGQVRDSFADIQAYLETAADQADAIAEQEFDSSVLEEDVPGKLGDSLETMHRDLERSIEDLEQSKADAETAQEEAAEARREAEQLADRLERKAAEFAGVMSQAAEGDFTQRLDEDVDNEALSEIAAAFNAMLEDLERTIVDIQQLAEDVDGISADVTHRVQEIERAGDEVSHSTEEIATATANQSDRFQEVYSEMNDLSATVEEIASTADDVAAVSGEAADRADVAGDAASAIRTQMNALERQADEITDQIQRLDDEMGEISDVVDLIDDIAGQTNLLALNASIEAAAAGGDGSGFAVVADEVKSLAEETADATQEVDELITEVQSSVDETVDEIEQMRERVDEGSEVIGEGIEAIDEIAAQVETANESIQSINDATDDQARASERVVNMVDEATTISEDTKDETETVAAAVEEQTATISEVASGANSLTERADDLRDSLDEFEVDAEDVDTDSDPEEAGIVLRHDETDIDGNDGETTDEEADVETLDDEAYIETSTEEDIPETATDETGLEPSNEGGDDEHTDVEIDSEGGEEEDLEDAGAEAAGGDAGLETRDDENDTKTVDDDGGDSETVDGEASDGDETADETPEDDSDDSGTTADETADGDETALETADEAIDRETAEDQTTTETSDDE from the coding sequence ATGACATTCCGGTCGGGGAAGGTGTTACCTACTCGCATTCGGCGGAGCTACGTCGCCAAGTTCGGGCTAGTTATCGGGATTACGCTGGTCATCACCGTCGCAACCGCCCTGTTTTTCTACGTCGGAATCACGGGCGAAGTCAGTGCGAACGCCCAGAACGAGATGGCGTTCGCGACGGACGACCGGGCGGACGAACTCAGTGACTGGATTCAGACGAACGAACAGGTAGCGGCGACGGTTTCGGCCAGTAACGAACTGATCGAGGGCGACGACGAAGAGATTCAGTCGAGACTGGACGAAGAGGACGGGGAGTTCAACGCGTATCACGGGGTCCACTACTTCGATATGGACTCCAACCAGATTATGTACAGTACGACCGACGACGCCGTCGGAAAAGATATCTCGGCGTTCGATATGGAGTACCACAGTGATAGCGAGATCGGTGGCAACCGGATCTCGTACACGTACGACGGACACATGAGCGTCGATTCGACGTTTACGAATACGTTCGAGTTCGGCAGCGGCGACGACGCCGAAGAGGTCGTCGCACTCATAAGTACCGTCGACGACGAGGACGTCTCCGGTGGCGTGATGATCACGGTCACCGCGACCGACCTCGCGGATACGTTCGACGAACCAATCGAAGGGGCAGAGACCGAAATCGTCCACATCGAAACCGGCGAGATCATGGCGACCCACGACGAGACGCAGGTACTGACGGAGTACCGTGACGGCGTCGACAGCGAAGTGCTCGAGGCCAGAGAAGACGCCTCGGACGACGCCGGCGCACTCGATTACAGCGACACGGACGAAGTCGTCGCCTGGGCCAACGTCCCGCACACGAACTGGATACTCGTCTCGCATGCACCCCAGGACGACGTATACGAACTCGCCGACGACGTCGCGGTCGCGTTGATCTTGCTTGGCGGTATCGCGGTCGGTAGTCTGCTGTTCGTCGGCGCGACGATTGGGCGCTCGACGGCCAACGCGCTCGACGACCTCGCCGACAACGCGGCCACCCTCTCGAACGGCTCGACGAACGTCGAGATTCCCGACGACGATCGAATCGACGAGGTCGGACAGGTTCGAGACTCGTTCGCCGACATCCAGGCGTACCTCGAGACGGCGGCAGATCAGGCCGATGCGATCGCGGAACAGGAGTTCGACTCGTCCGTCCTCGAGGAGGACGTTCCCGGAAAACTCGGCGATTCGCTCGAGACGATGCACCGCGACCTCGAGCGGTCCATCGAGGACTTAGAGCAGTCCAAGGCAGATGCCGAAACCGCTCAGGAGGAGGCGGCCGAGGCACGCCGTGAAGCCGAACAACTCGCCGACCGACTCGAGCGAAAGGCAGCGGAGTTTGCCGGCGTCATGTCCCAGGCTGCCGAGGGTGACTTCACCCAGCGGCTGGACGAAGACGTCGACAACGAGGCACTCTCGGAGATTGCAGCGGCGTTCAACGCAATGCTCGAGGACCTCGAACGGACGATCGTCGACATCCAGCAACTGGCGGAGGACGTCGACGGGATCAGTGCGGACGTCACCCACCGCGTCCAAGAGATCGAACGCGCGGGCGACGAAGTGAGCCACTCGACCGAGGAGATCGCGACGGCGACGGCCAACCAGAGCGACCGGTTCCAGGAGGTCTACAGCGAGATGAACGACCTCTCGGCGACCGTCGAGGAGATCGCCTCGACCGCCGACGACGTCGCGGCGGTTTCGGGCGAAGCCGCGGACCGCGCGGACGTTGCAGGGGATGCGGCCAGTGCGATCCGCACCCAGATGAACGCCCTCGAGCGCCAGGCCGACGAGATCACGGACCAGATCCAGCGGTTAGACGACGAGATGGGCGAGATCAGCGACGTCGTCGACCTCATCGACGACATCGCCGGTCAGACGAACCTGCTGGCACTGAACGCCTCGATCGAGGCGGCTGCGGCCGGTGGAGACGGAAGCGGGTTCGCCGTCGTCGCCGACGAGGTGAAGTCACTCGCCGAGGAGACGGCCGACGCGACCCAGGAGGTCGACGAACTGATCACGGAAGTCCAGTCGTCGGTCGACGAGACGGTCGACGAGATCGAGCAGATGCGCGAGCGCGTCGACGAGGGAAGCGAAGTGATCGGCGAAGGGATCGAGGCCATCGACGAGATCGCAGCACAGGTCGAGACGGCAAACGAGAGCATCCAGTCGATCAACGACGCGACTGACGACCAGGCTCGGGCGAGCGAACGCGTCGTCAACATGGTCGACGAAGCGACCACCATCAGCGAAGACACCAAAGACGAGACCGAAACCGTCGCGGCCGCCGTCGAGGAACAGACCGCCACCATCTCAGAAGTCGCCTCCGGCGCGAACTCGCTGACCGAGCGGGCCGACGACCTCCGGGACTCGCTCGACGAGTTCGAGGTCGACGCCGAGGACGTAGACACCGACTCCGATCCGGAGGAGGCCGGGATCGTGCTCAGACACGACGAGACCGATATCGACGGCAACGATGGCGAGACGACCGACGAAGAAGCCGACGTCGAGACACTCGACGACGAGGCCTACATCGAGACGTCGACCGAGGAGGATATCCCAGAGACGGCGACCGACGAAACCGGCCTCGAGCCGTCGAACGAAGGCGGAGACGACGAACACACCGACGTCGAAATCGATTCCGAGGGGGGCGAGGAAGAGGACCTCGAGGACGCTGGCGCTGAGGCGGCCGGCGGTGATGCCGGCCTCGAGACCCGCGACGACGAGAACGACACCAAGACAGTCGACGATGACGGGGGCGATTCCGAGACGGTCGATGGTGAGGCATCCGACGGTGACGAAACTGCCGACGAGACACCCGAAGACGACAGCGATGATAGCGGGACGACAGCCGATGAGACGGCTGACGGCGACGAAACAGCCCTCGAGACGGCTGACGAAGCGATCGACCGAGAAACAGCCGAGGACCAGACGACTACCGAAACGAGCGACGACGAGTAA
- a CDS encoding MFS transporter encodes MDGLTRSSIRLSRGDTAYVVGIVSGAHFLSHVYLLAYPPLFPLIGAEFDLTTTQLGLLVTAIYLPTLVLQLPLGELVDRIGAKRILAAGLVVTSLGVSLSGLATSYWTLLALAFVSGIGQSVFHPADYALLESVTDSTNQGSAFGLHTFGGFAGFAAAPIVTGTIGVRVGWQAALLVVGSLGFVYAAIVLLTTESVYRRQIRDSSPDAGVAVSGAAADVKKTVTDLLGLFRSELLVVFSFYLVSMMAIVAFQSFTTVFAVESLEFAESTANNVLTAYLVGTAVGVVAGGPLADRVPFQPVIVASFTVAAVGVWFAVGMASDAGFVLAASIFGVVGLATGLALPARDKLANSFAAAGSTGKSFGFFFTGLSLGAVISPVLIGAIIDARSVVAALLVAGGFLVVAASIVVAVRLLELPRTNAG; translated from the coding sequence ATGGATGGCTTGACTCGTAGCTCGATCCGTCTCAGTCGTGGCGATACGGCTTACGTCGTCGGCATCGTCTCCGGCGCACACTTCCTGTCTCACGTCTATTTACTCGCGTATCCGCCGCTTTTCCCGCTGATCGGTGCCGAGTTCGATCTCACGACGACCCAGCTCGGGTTGCTCGTGACCGCAATCTACCTGCCGACGCTCGTCTTGCAGCTCCCGCTCGGGGAACTCGTCGATCGGATCGGGGCGAAACGCATCCTCGCCGCCGGACTCGTCGTCACCTCGCTCGGAGTCTCACTGTCCGGGCTGGCGACCTCCTACTGGACGTTGCTCGCGCTCGCGTTCGTCTCCGGGATCGGCCAGTCGGTCTTTCACCCCGCCGACTACGCGCTGCTCGAGAGCGTGACGGATTCGACCAATCAGGGATCGGCGTTCGGCCTGCACACGTTCGGCGGCTTCGCCGGTTTCGCCGCCGCACCGATCGTAACGGGAACGATCGGCGTTCGAGTCGGCTGGCAGGCCGCCCTACTCGTGGTCGGTTCGCTCGGCTTCGTCTACGCGGCTATCGTCCTCCTAACGACCGAGTCGGTCTATCGACGACAGATTCGCGACTCGAGCCCGGACGCTGGCGTCGCCGTCTCCGGGGCGGCCGCCGACGTCAAGAAGACGGTCACCGATCTCCTGGGGCTGTTCCGGTCGGAACTGCTCGTCGTCTTCTCGTTTTACCTCGTCTCGATGATGGCCATCGTCGCCTTCCAGTCGTTCACGACCGTGTTCGCGGTCGAATCGCTCGAGTTCGCCGAGTCGACGGCCAACAACGTATTGACCGCCTACCTCGTCGGGACGGCGGTCGGCGTCGTCGCTGGCGGCCCGCTCGCGGACCGCGTCCCGTTCCAGCCCGTCATCGTCGCTTCCTTCACCGTCGCGGCCGTCGGCGTCTGGTTTGCCGTCGGTATGGCATCCGACGCTGGATTCGTCCTCGCAGCGTCGATCTTCGGCGTGGTCGGACTGGCGACCGGTCTGGCGCTTCCCGCTCGGGACAAACTCGCGAACTCGTTTGCCGCTGCGGGATCGACCGGAAAGAGCTTCGGTTTCTTCTTCACCGGGCTCTCGCTCGGTGCGGTGATCAGTCCGGTCCTGATCGGTGCGATCATCGACGCACGCTCCGTTGTCGCCGCCTTGCTCGTCGCCGGCGGTTTCCTCGTCGTCGCGGCATCGATCGTCGTCGCCGTTCGCCTGCTCGAGTTGCCACGGACGAACGCTGGATAG